The following coding sequences lie in one Anguilla anguilla isolate fAngAng1 chromosome 14, fAngAng1.pri, whole genome shotgun sequence genomic window:
- the LOC118212524 gene encoding metal transporter CNNM3 isoform X2: MCHMIHRAQLPNSNMVVSLADLRFLLTILFFCGFGFGACSQEAPQVLGLRLEEPPAQVFMQNRIIVAQYGANFQLRLFGSHLYNRTWPWVAFAKAAEGEAGAVGDAADPCEKEYRRNSTAFQVTGTFSADEENSGLITVQATDDSASAASGVGDETNPGYHHVCVLQGVKWVSLGPDRLRIVKDLGRASDYIPAWGLAVGIVSIICGCAVFRSLNLSLLWLDPLELYVLHSCGSEKEKRTAKRLEPVRRRGNFLACALLFTCAVGHSALGILFYRALGSVVLSVFVCGLIIFLLAELLPHVICSGYGFQIAPNITWLAQVCMVLTCPLSCPLGLLLDLALRRDINTCSVREKTMEMIRTNVNDPYNEFVKEEFSRGALRTKTVEDILTPLKDCFMLPSTAVLDFGTMSEIMQSGYTRVPVYEEERSNIVEILYVKDLALVDPDDCTPMTTITKFYNHPLHFVFNDTKLDAMLEEFKKGNSHLAIVQKVNNEGEGDPFYEVLGLVTLEDVIEEIIKSEILDESDGYMETKVKRPLAPLEIPLEPRTVHEEFSLFKLPEGEPKIRTSPQLLLATHRFLSREVEHFSPQRMSERVLFHLLRHPSVNQEVKFDPGNRLSPDHYLYTRNHPVDYFILLLQGRVEVEIGKEGLKFENGAFTYYGVSALTVPSSVHQSPVSTQRPSPRDPFELGEASSPSSYCPDYTVRALTDLQLIRVTRLQYLNAVMASRVAQSPDPPEIKVLPNSQTKLLNERNTNPEFPVHFSFFDKIENY; the protein is encoded by the exons ATGTGTCACATGATTCATAGAGCCCAGCTGCCCAATTCCAATATGGTGGTCAGCTTGGCAGACTTACGTTTCTTGTTGACGATATTGTTCTTCTGCGGGTTCGGTTTCGGCGCCTGCAGTCAGGAAGCCCCGCAGGTTCTTGGGCTGCGTCTGGAGGAGCCTCCGGCGCAGGTATTTATGCAGAATCGGATCATCGTAGCGCAGTACGGAGCCAATTTCCAGCTGCGATTGTTTGGTTCTCACCTGTATAATAGAACTTGGCCGTGGGTTGCTTTCGCTAAAGCTGCAGAGGGGGAGGCaggtgctgtaggagatgcagCAGACCCGTGCGAGAAGGAATACCGCCGGAATTCTACTGCGTTCCAAGTCACGGGAACGTTCAGTGCGGATGAGGAGAACAGTGGGTTGATAACGGTCCAGGCGACCGATGATAGCGCCTCTGCTGCATCCGGGGTAGGAGATGAGACCAATCCGGGATACCATCACGTATGCGTCCTACAAGGCGTCAAGTGGGTATCCCTGGGTCCAGACAGATTGCGTATTGTGAAAGACCTTGGACGCGCGAGCGATTACATTCCGGCATGGGGCTTGGCGGTGGGTATCGTGTCGATAATTTGTGGCTGTGCGGTGTTTAGAAGTCTAAATCTGAGCTTGTTATGGTTGGATCCGTTGGAGTTGTACGTGCTGCACAGCTGTGGATCTGAGAAAGAGAAGCGGACTGCAAAGCGACTGGAGCCAGTGAGAAGACGAGGCAATTTCTTGGCATGCGCTCTGTTGTTTACCTGCGCAGTGGGTCATTCCGCTCTAGGAATTTTGTTCTACCGCGCCCTGGGATCTGTTGTGCTCTCTGTGTTCGTGTGTGGTCTCATAATCTTTCTTTTGGCCGAATTGCTACCGCACGTAATATGCTCCGGTTACGGATTCCAGATCGCGCCGAACATTACGTGGTTAGCTCAGGTCTGTATGGTGCTGACCTGCCCGCTGTCCTGCCCGCTGGGTCTGCTTCTAGATCTGGCCCTGCGCCGCGACATCAACACCTGCAGTGTGCGCGAGAAGACCATGGAGATGATCAGGACCAACGTCAACGACCCATACAACGAATTTGTCAAGGAAGAGTTCAGCCGCGGTGCCCTAAGGACCAAAACGGTGGAGGACATCCTGACTCCACTGAAAGATTGCTTCATGCTTCCTTCCACCGCTGTGCTGGACTTCGGAACCATGTCGGAGATTATGCAGAGTGGTTACACGCGGGTTCCCGTGTACGAGGAAGAGCGTTCGAACATCGTGGAAATCCTGTATGTCAAGGACCTAGCTCTGGTGGACCCAGATGACTGTACGCCAATGACCACCATCACAAAGTTCTACAACCACCCTTTGCACTTTGTTTTCAATGACACCAAACTGGATGCCATGCTTGAGGAGTTCAAGAAAG gTAATTCTCACCTGGCCATAGTACAGAAGGTAAAcaatgagggggagggggatccCTTCTATGAGGTGCTGGGTCTGGTCACATTGGAGGACGTCATTGAGGAGATCATCAAGTCCGAGATCCTGGACGAGTCCGATGGCTACA TGGAAACCAAGGTCAAGCGTCCACTCGCCCCTCTGGAGATCCCATTGGAGCCCCGGACCGTCCATGAGGAGTTTTCCCTCTTTAAGCTGCCCGAGGGGGAGCCTAAAATCCGCACCTCCCCCCAGCTACTCCTCGCCACGCATCGCTTCCTGTCCCGAG AGGTGGAACACTTCAGTCCTCAGCGCATGTCTGAGAGGGTGCTGTTCCACCTCCTGCGGCACCCCAGTGTCAACCAGGAGGTGAAGTTTGACCCAGGAAATAGACTGAGTCCCGATCACTACCTGTACACCCGCAACCACCCTGTGGACTacttcatcctgctgctgcag GGTCGTGTGGAAGTAGAAATCGGCAAGGAGGGCCTCAAGTTTGAGAATGGGGCCTTCACGTACTATGGCGTGTCTGCATTGACTGTGCCCTCCTCAG tGCATCAGTCCCCCGTGTCCACACAGCGTCCCTCCCCGAGGGACCCCTTTGAGCTTGGGGAGGCATCCAGTCCGTCCAGCTACTGCCCCGACTACACCGTCCGTGCGCtgactgacctgcagctcaTCAGA GTGACACGCCTGCAGTACCTCAACGCCGTGATGGCTTCCCGTGTGGCTCAGAGCCCTGACCCCCCCGAAATTAAAGTCCTGCCCAACAGCCAGACCAAGCTGCTAAATGAGAGGAACACCAACCCAG AATTCCCTGttcacttttccttttttgataaAATTGAGAACTACTGA
- the LOC118212524 gene encoding metal transporter CNNM3 isoform X1, with product MCHMIHRAQLPNSNMVVSLADLRFLLTILFFCGFGFGACSQEAPQVLGLRLEEPPAQVFMQNRIIVAQYGANFQLRLFGSHLYNRTWPWVAFAKAAEGEAGAVGDAADPCEKEYRRNSTAFQVTGTFSADEENSGLITVQATDDSASAASGVGDETNPGYHHVCVLQGVKWVSLGPDRLRIVKDLGRASDYIPAWGLAVGIVSIICGCAVFRSLNLSLLWLDPLELYVLHSCGSEKEKRTAKRLEPVRRRGNFLACALLFTCAVGHSALGILFYRALGSVVLSVFVCGLIIFLLAELLPHVICSGYGFQIAPNITWLAQVCMVLTCPLSCPLGLLLDLALRRDINTCSVREKTMEMIRTNVNDPYNEFVKEEFSRGALRTKTVEDILTPLKDCFMLPSTAVLDFGTMSEIMQSGYTRVPVYEEERSNIVEILYVKDLALVDPDDCTPMTTITKFYNHPLHFVFNDTKLDAMLEEFKKGNSHLAIVQKVNNEGEGDPFYEVLGLVTLEDVIEEIIKSEILDESDGYMETKVKRPLAPLEIPLEPRTVHEEFSLFKLPEGEPKIRTSPQLLLATHRFLSREVEHFSPQRMSERVLFHLLRHPSVNQEVKFDPGNRLSPDHYLYTRNHPVDYFILLLQGRVEVEIGKEGLKFENGAFTYYGVSALTVPSSVHQSPVSTQRPSPRDPFELGEASSPSSYCPDYTVRALTDLQLIRVTRLQYLNAVMASRVAQSPDPPEIKVLPNSQTKLLNERNTNPGASKSMEPVAGGETHG from the exons ATGTGTCACATGATTCATAGAGCCCAGCTGCCCAATTCCAATATGGTGGTCAGCTTGGCAGACTTACGTTTCTTGTTGACGATATTGTTCTTCTGCGGGTTCGGTTTCGGCGCCTGCAGTCAGGAAGCCCCGCAGGTTCTTGGGCTGCGTCTGGAGGAGCCTCCGGCGCAGGTATTTATGCAGAATCGGATCATCGTAGCGCAGTACGGAGCCAATTTCCAGCTGCGATTGTTTGGTTCTCACCTGTATAATAGAACTTGGCCGTGGGTTGCTTTCGCTAAAGCTGCAGAGGGGGAGGCaggtgctgtaggagatgcagCAGACCCGTGCGAGAAGGAATACCGCCGGAATTCTACTGCGTTCCAAGTCACGGGAACGTTCAGTGCGGATGAGGAGAACAGTGGGTTGATAACGGTCCAGGCGACCGATGATAGCGCCTCTGCTGCATCCGGGGTAGGAGATGAGACCAATCCGGGATACCATCACGTATGCGTCCTACAAGGCGTCAAGTGGGTATCCCTGGGTCCAGACAGATTGCGTATTGTGAAAGACCTTGGACGCGCGAGCGATTACATTCCGGCATGGGGCTTGGCGGTGGGTATCGTGTCGATAATTTGTGGCTGTGCGGTGTTTAGAAGTCTAAATCTGAGCTTGTTATGGTTGGATCCGTTGGAGTTGTACGTGCTGCACAGCTGTGGATCTGAGAAAGAGAAGCGGACTGCAAAGCGACTGGAGCCAGTGAGAAGACGAGGCAATTTCTTGGCATGCGCTCTGTTGTTTACCTGCGCAGTGGGTCATTCCGCTCTAGGAATTTTGTTCTACCGCGCCCTGGGATCTGTTGTGCTCTCTGTGTTCGTGTGTGGTCTCATAATCTTTCTTTTGGCCGAATTGCTACCGCACGTAATATGCTCCGGTTACGGATTCCAGATCGCGCCGAACATTACGTGGTTAGCTCAGGTCTGTATGGTGCTGACCTGCCCGCTGTCCTGCCCGCTGGGTCTGCTTCTAGATCTGGCCCTGCGCCGCGACATCAACACCTGCAGTGTGCGCGAGAAGACCATGGAGATGATCAGGACCAACGTCAACGACCCATACAACGAATTTGTCAAGGAAGAGTTCAGCCGCGGTGCCCTAAGGACCAAAACGGTGGAGGACATCCTGACTCCACTGAAAGATTGCTTCATGCTTCCTTCCACCGCTGTGCTGGACTTCGGAACCATGTCGGAGATTATGCAGAGTGGTTACACGCGGGTTCCCGTGTACGAGGAAGAGCGTTCGAACATCGTGGAAATCCTGTATGTCAAGGACCTAGCTCTGGTGGACCCAGATGACTGTACGCCAATGACCACCATCACAAAGTTCTACAACCACCCTTTGCACTTTGTTTTCAATGACACCAAACTGGATGCCATGCTTGAGGAGTTCAAGAAAG gTAATTCTCACCTGGCCATAGTACAGAAGGTAAAcaatgagggggagggggatccCTTCTATGAGGTGCTGGGTCTGGTCACATTGGAGGACGTCATTGAGGAGATCATCAAGTCCGAGATCCTGGACGAGTCCGATGGCTACA TGGAAACCAAGGTCAAGCGTCCACTCGCCCCTCTGGAGATCCCATTGGAGCCCCGGACCGTCCATGAGGAGTTTTCCCTCTTTAAGCTGCCCGAGGGGGAGCCTAAAATCCGCACCTCCCCCCAGCTACTCCTCGCCACGCATCGCTTCCTGTCCCGAG AGGTGGAACACTTCAGTCCTCAGCGCATGTCTGAGAGGGTGCTGTTCCACCTCCTGCGGCACCCCAGTGTCAACCAGGAGGTGAAGTTTGACCCAGGAAATAGACTGAGTCCCGATCACTACCTGTACACCCGCAACCACCCTGTGGACTacttcatcctgctgctgcag GGTCGTGTGGAAGTAGAAATCGGCAAGGAGGGCCTCAAGTTTGAGAATGGGGCCTTCACGTACTATGGCGTGTCTGCATTGACTGTGCCCTCCTCAG tGCATCAGTCCCCCGTGTCCACACAGCGTCCCTCCCCGAGGGACCCCTTTGAGCTTGGGGAGGCATCCAGTCCGTCCAGCTACTGCCCCGACTACACCGTCCGTGCGCtgactgacctgcagctcaTCAGA GTGACACGCCTGCAGTACCTCAACGCCGTGATGGCTTCCCGTGTGGCTCAGAGCCCTGACCCCCCCGAAATTAAAGTCCTGCCCAACAGCCAGACCAAGCTGCTAAATGAGAGGAACACCAACCCAG